The following nucleotide sequence is from Solidesulfovibrio carbinolicus.
CCGGGCTTTTTCGCCTTTTCCTCGGAGCTGGGGAGCCTTGCGGCCCATCCGGCCCTGGCTGATCGGTCCATTTCCCGGCGAAGCTTGCAGAAATATTTCGCCTACGGCTTCATCCCCGGGCCAAACGCCTTGTACGCCGGTACGCACAAGCTCCCCGGCGGCTGCAACCTGCTCCTGGACGTCGCCGATCCGCGCCCGGAGCCGAAGCGTTGGTGGACCTTCCAAGTCGAGCCCGACCCGGCACTGTCCGCCGTGCCCGAGGCCAAGGTGGCCGGGCGCGTCCTTGAACTCCTGGACGCCGCCGTGGCCCGCCGGCTCATGGCCGACGTGCCCCTGGGCATTTTTCTCTCCGGCGGGGTGGATTCCTCGGCCATCACCGCCCTGGCCGCCCGTCATGCCCCGGATGTGCGCGCCTTTTCCATCGGCTTCGACGATCCGGCCTTCGACGAATCGGCCAAAAGCCGCCAGGCGGCCGAGGCCATCGGCGTGGCCCGCCACGAGGCGAGATTTACCCTGGACGCCGCCCTGGCGCTTATGCCCGAAATCGTCGGCCGTCTGGATGAACCCATGGGCGACGTGTCGCTGATTCCCACGGCCCTGTTGTGCCGCGAGACCCGCCGGCACGTCACCGTGGCCCTGGGCGGCGACGGGGCCGACGAACTGTTCGCCGGCTACGATCCGTTTCGCGCCCTGGCCGCCGCCAAGGCTTTCAGCGCCGTGGTCCCGCGCCCGGTCCACGCCGCCCTGGCGCTTCTCGCCGCGCGCCTGCCCGTGGCCCACGGTTACATGGCCCTGACCTTTAAGCTCAACCGGTTTCTGGGCGGCCTGGCCCAGCCGCCCAGACTCTGGAACCCGGTCTGGCTCGGCCCCCTTGGCCCGGACGGATTGGCCGACCTCTTTGGCGGCCCTATCGACGTTGAGGACGTCTACAGCGAGGCCATCGAGGTTTACGACGGCTGCGCCTCGACCAACCTCGTGGACCGGACTCTGGAATTCTACACGCGCCTCTATCTCCAGGACGACATCTTGGTCAAAACCGACCGGGCCGGCATGATGTTCTCCCTGGAAGCCCGGGCCCCGTTCCTCGACATCGAACTGGTGGACTACGTGCGCGCCCTGCCGGCCGGCCTGAAGTTTCGCCGGGGGATCACCAAGTACATCCTGAAAAAAGCCCTGGAGACGGTCCTGCCCCGGGACATCATCTACCGGAAGAAACAGGGCTTTGGCGTGCCCATCGGCCGCTGGCTGGCCCAGGGGCGGCTGCCCTTGGGCGAACCCGCGCCCGTGGAAGCGTCGCTGGCCGCCGCCGCCATCGAGCAGCATATCGCCGCCCACCGGGCCGGCCGGGCCGACCATAGGCTTTTTCTCTGGAATCTCTGGGTGCTGCGCCACATGGACCTGGGAGGAGGCCGCCTTGCGTTTTGACAGCCTCGAATACGTGACCCTGCGCGTTTTGCGCCGGTTTTTCTTCACGGAAAAGCGTCTGGCCACCTGGGGGCCGCGTCTGCCGTACTACCGCGTAAACCAGGGCGTCATCGACCCGATGGCCGTGGCCCGGGCCTACGCCGAGGACCTGGCCCGGCTGGGCGTGGCCATCCCGGGCAAGCGCCTGGTCGAGATCGGCTGCGGCGCGACCAACGGCGTGGGCTACGCCCTGGCCGGCCTGGGCGCGGCCTCGGTGGTCTGCCAGGAGCCCTACGCCCGCCACGACGTGGGGCTGGACGCCAAACACCTGCAACACCAAGTCCTGGCCCATCCCCAGGTGAAATTCCACACCGTGCGCCGCAGCGACACCCTGACCGACATCCCCGACGGCTCCGTGGACGTGGTCCTGTCCAACTCGGTCCTGGAACATGTCCGGAACTTGCCGGCCCTTTGCGCCGAACTGGCCCGCATCCTGGCCCCGGGCGGCGTCATGCTCCACCGGGTCGATTACCGCGATCACTTTTTCAAATATCCTTTCCATTTCCTCCTTTTCTCCCAAAAGGTCTGGAACCGGTTTCTTGATCCCGGCGATCTGCCGCGCTGGCGCTACGACGACCATGCCGCCGCCCTGACCCGGGCCGGCTTCGACGTCTCGGTGCTCGACTACGCCCGCGACGAAGACGCCTTCGCCGCCGTGGCCGACCGCCTGCACCCCGATTTCGCCGACCGCGACCCGGCCGTGCTCAGTATTGTTACAGCGACGCTGTGCTGCCTCCGGCGGCCAGGGGAGGCGCTGCCTCCCCTGGACCCCTCCGCCGGGGGGCCTGAGGCCCCCCGGACCCCCCCATACGGGGCGGTCGCCCGATGACATCGCCTGTGAACGATCTCCCCCCCGTTGAAAGTTTTGGGGAAGGGAGAGCGCGAGAGGGAAACCCTTTTTTCCAAAAAGGGTTTTCCTCTCGCATCCTCCATCTCCTTCTCCTCAACTACGAATATCCGCCCATAGGCGGCGGGGCGGGCAACGCCACGGCCAACATGGCCCGGGAGCTGGCCGGGCTGGGGCATCGGGTGCGGGTGGTCACGGCCGTTTATGGCGGCCTGTCCCGGCGGCAGATGGTGGACGGCTACGAGCTGGTGCGGCTGCCGGCCGTGCGGCGTCATGCCGACCATTGTTCGCCCTTGGAGATGTTGACTTTTCTGGCAAGCGCCGGCCTGGCCTTGCCGCTCGGGCAGTGGGATTTTCAGGCTGACGCCTGCATCGCCTTTTTCGGCATCCCTTGCGGCCCGGCCGCCTGGCTTTTGAAGCAGCTTTGCGGCGTGCCGTACATCGTGTCCCTTCGCGGCGGCGACGTGCCGGGCTTTCAGCCCTACGATCTGGCCGGCTACCACAAGGCCACCGGGCCGCTGATCCGCTTTCTGTGGCGCGGGGCCGCCCATGTGGTGGCCAACAGCCAGGGTTTGGCCGCCCTGGCCCGGCAAAGCGCCGGGCAAACGCCCATCCGCATGATCCCCAACGGCGTGGACACGGCGCGCTTCACGCCGGCCGAGAGCCTGGAGGAGAGCGGCCCGGTCCGGCTGGTGTTCGTTGGCCGGGTGGTCCACCAAAAGGGTCTGGACGTGCTGCTTACGGCTCTGGCCCGGCTTCCGGCCGGGGTCGACTACGAATTAACCATTGTCGGCGACGGGCCGCTTCGCGGCGCGCTGACCGAGCAGGCCGCGGCCCTGGGCGTGTTATCGCGCCTGCGTTTTGCCGGCTGGGCCGGGCGCGAGGCCATGCCGGAACTGCTGCGCCGGGCCGATCTGTTCGTTTTTCCCTCGCGCGATGAAGGCATGCCCAACGCTGTGCTGGAAGCCATGGCCGCCGGCCTGCCTGTTATCGCCACGCGCATTTCGGGCAACGAGGAAGTGGTGGCCGACGGCGAGACGGGGTTGCTCGTGCCGCCGGACGATCCGGACGCCCTGGCCGGGGCCTTGGCCGGCTTGCTGGCCGACGCGGCTCTACGCCGGCGGCTGGGCGCGGCCGGCCGGGAGCGCGTGTGCCGGGAATATTCCTGGCGCTCGGTGGCCGAGCGCTACGCCGCGCTGTGCGGGTCGGATGCCGCCGAGACATAACGTGGGTCATGTTCCCATAATATTCACTCTATCCGTGTAGAGTATTCCGCTCGGCCTCGTTTGAGGCACGGCGTCGCAACAAGGTCGGGGAGGGGGAGCGTATGTGCGGCATTTGCGGTTTTCTCACCGACCAGGGCGGCCCGGAAAACCTCGGACAGGTGCTTGGGGCCATGAACGGCGTCCTGGCCCATCGCGGCCCGGACGGCCAGGGCGACTACCTCGACGCCTTTCCCCAGGGCGGCGGCGCGGGACTGGCCCATCGCCGGCTGGCCATCATCGACCTCGTCACCGGCGACCAGCCGCTTTTCAACGAAGACCGCACGCTTGCCATCGTCTTTAACGGCGAGATCTACAATTTTCAGGAGCTGCGCCGGGAACTCGAAGCCAAGGGCCACGTGTTTGCCAGCCGCAGCGACACCGAAGTCATCGTCCACCTGTACGAAGAACTCGGCCCGGCCTGCGCCGCGAAGCTTCGCGGCATGTTCGCCCTGGCCATCTGGGACGCGCCGCGCCGGGAACTGTTCCTGGCCCGCGATCCCTTCGGCAAAAAACCGCTGTATTACGCCGCCGTGCCCGGCGGCCTGGCTTTTGGCTCCGAGCCCAAGGCCGTGCTGGCCCATCCGGCCGTGGCCCGACGCCTTGACCCCGAGGCCGTGGCCCACTACCTGACCCTGCAGCATGTGCCCGAGCCGTCCAGCGGTTTTGTGGGCGTGGCCAGCCTGCCTGCCGGCCATACCCTGCTGTGGCGTGGCGGTCGACCTCATATCGAGCGGTTTTTCCACCTGGACTACCAGCCCAAGCTTGCCGGCTCCGTGGACGATCTGGCCGCCGAGCTTCGTAGCCGCGTCACCGAGGCCGTGCGGCTGCGTCTGGTCGCCGACGTGCCGCTGGGGGCGCATCTGTCCGGCGGCGTGGACTCGGCCATCGTCACCGCCGTCATGGCCGGCTTGGTTGATCAGCCCGTGCGCACCTTTTCCATCGGTTTCGCCGAGGAAGCCTTCAGCGAAACGCCCAAAGCCCGGGCCGTGGCCGAACGCTTCGCCACTCGCCACACCGAATTCGTGGTCGGCTTCGACGAGGCGCGAGGGGCCATGGAAGCCGTGGTCGCGGCCACGGACATGCCCTTTGCCGATCCCTCGGCCCTGGCCTCCTGGCACCTGTGCAGGCTCACGCGCCAACACGTCACCGTGGCCCTAAACGGCGACGGCGGCGACGAAATGTTCGCCGGCTACCAGCGCTACTGGCTCGATCCCCTGGCCGACGCCTACGCCCGACTGCCGCATATCGTCACGCGCCGGCTGGTCCCCTGGCTGGCCGGGCTGCTGCCGGCCAAGGGCGACGTGCCCGTGGAGGCCGACTGGCGCGCCGGCATCAAACGTCTGGCCCAGGCCACGGCTATCCCGCGCGCCGCCAGCCTCGTGCGCTGGGGATCCTATTTCTCCCCGGCCGACCGGCTGGCCCTTGTGCGCCCGGAATTCGCCAAGGCCGCCGGCCCGGCCGATTCCGTGGCCCTTTACATCTATACCGCCGCCGCGTCCAAGGCCGATGCGCCGCTGGACGCCTCGCTTTTCGCCGACGCCAACATCTACCTGCCCGGCGATCTGCTGGTCAAAGCCGACCGCATGGCCATGGCGAGCGGCCTGGAAGGCCGCTCGCCGCTGCTCGACAGCGAACTGGCCGCCTTCGCCGCCCATCTGCCCACACGCCTCAAGCTGCGGGGGCTGACCGGCAAATACCTGCTGCGCCGAGCCTTCGCCGACCTGTTGCCGCCCGGCATCGCCAACCAGTCCAAGCGCGGCTTCGGCCTGCCCGTGGCCGGCTGGTTCCGGGGGCCGCTAAAGGCCTTTGCCCACGACCTGCTCATCGGCGGCAAGGTTTGCCGGGAAATTGCCCGGCCCGAAGCCGTGGAAGCGCTGCTGGCCGCCCACGCCGCCGGCCAGGCCGACCACGGCAAACGCCTCTTCGCCCTGGTCATGCTGGAACTGTGGCTGCGACGGTTTTTTTAGGAAGAGACAGAAGAGGAAGAGGCCTCCGGCGGCCGGGGGCCTGAGGCCCCCGGACCCCCCCAAATAGGAAAAGGGGTAAAGGGGCAAGTTGGAAGCGGAAGGCCGGCAGGCCTGGGCATAAAAACGCCGGAAGCGGTCTCCCGCTCCCGGCGTTGTCATTTGGGGGCAGAGCCAGCTTAGCCGAGCAACTCGTTGACTTTCTTCATGACGGCAAAGGCGTCGGCCACATAGAGCACGTCGGCCTTGCCCTGGGCCCAGCCGCAGGCGGCGTCGAGGTTGACGGCCCGCCGTTCGGTGATGAAGCGCCAGCCGACGACATGGGGCTCTTCGCCGTGGCAGCAGGTGGCCAATCCCTTTTGGTGGCGCGGGGTGGAGCCGGTCTGGCCGACCTGATGCAGATGCGTCAGGAACGGCAGCACGGCCTCGCCTTCGCCGCCCATGTCCACCAGCGACTTGCTGCTGCCAAGGGACGCCTTGGACGCGCCCAGGAACCCGAGAATCAGCTGGCCGGCCTCGGCCGTGTGGGGCGCGCCGTCGGCCTGCTTCTTGGTCCAGCCGGCGCCGGCAACGAACAGCGTCGTGGCGTCGGGGCGGATGGTCTGCTCGTCGGCCGAGGGGGCGACGATGGCTTTGACCGTGGTGCGGGTCATGGCCGGGATGACGGCGACGTCCACGGCGGTGACGGCGGCCTGGCCGGGCGCGCCGTCGTAGGCGGCGTAGCAGCCGGCCGAGACGGTGAGGCACCACGGGCGGGCTGTGCGGGTCAGCTCGGCGGTCATGCGCTGGCGGTAGAAGCCGCGCGTGGCCACGGCCTTGCCGTCCTTGGCGGCCACGGCCGTGACATGGGCGTCGATGCGTCCGCCCAGGCGCGCGGCCACGCCCGGCAGGGCGCGGGAGACCCGGGAGTCGTCGGCGGCCACGATGATGGTCGCGCCGGCGGCCTTGGCCAGGGCTTCCATGGCGGCGGCGTCGGTGGCGTAGCGGGCCGGGGCAAAGGCTTCGCCGGTCACGGCATAGACCTGTCCGCAGGCGGCCGCGGCCGCTGCGGCCGGGGCGACGTCGGCCCCGAAAAGGCCCACGGCCAGGGGCGCGCCCAGGCCTTCGGCCAGGGTCTTGGCGGCGGTCAGGGCTTCCAGGGAGGCTTTGGGCAGGGAGCCGTCAGCAGCCACGGGAGAGATGAAGAGAATGGTTTCCATGGCGGCCTCCTTAGTTTTTCAGCCAGTCGACGATTTCCTGGGCAATGACGTCGACGGGCGTGTCCTTGACCACGCGGGTTTCGCGCTTCTGGGCCGGCAGGGTCACGGACTGGTAGTCGATGGCGTCGGCCTTGACAGCGGCCGGCTTGGCCTTTTGCAGGGCCGGCATGACAAGGCGCATGTTGGCCATGCCCACCTGCGGATTGTTGGGCGGCTCGGGCAGTTCGCCCGTGGCCCAGCCGAGCACGGCCGGCGCGCCGGAGCAGGTGGAAATCTGGTACGCGCCGCCTTCGACGCGCTCCATGATCTCCAGGCTGCCGTCGGCGCCCACGGTGAGCTTGTCCACGCCCTGGAAATGGTCGGCGATGCCGAGCTTTTCGCCCAGGATCTGCAGGGTCGAGCCCGAGCCGCGGGAGGCCGACTGCCAGCCGCCGAACACCAGCAGCTTGGAGGCGTCCAGGCCGGCAATGCCGGCAATGACGGCGTGCAGGGCCTCGGCCACCTCAAAGGAGTCGGTGAATCCGCTGGCCGGGCCGTCGGCCACCACCAGCTCGAAGGGGGCCTTTTGGGCCACGGTCATCATGAGCTGCTGCAGCTTGGCCTTGGGACCCAGCGACACCAGCCAGACCTTGCTGCCGGCGACGGTCTTGGCCAGATGGGCCGCCTCGTACAGGGCGTGGGAGGCCCAGGGGTCCAGCACCGAAGGCAGCATGAGTTCGTTTTTGAGTCCCCAGCCGGCCGGTCCCTTGACCGGCTCCAGCGTCTGCAGCGGATCAGGCACGATGCCGCCGCATACGACGATATGAAACATAAGCGCTCCTTGTCGGGGGGCCGGAGGAACCGGGGTAGGGAACCCTTTTTTGCAAAAAAGGGTTCCCTACCCCGGACCCCCTCCCTCCCAAAAAACTCTCAATAGTCTAAATTAGTTGCCGCTAATTCCCTTATCGGGGGCAGCGCAGGGACGCCATCCCGTCCCTGGGCTGCCCCCGCCAAGGGGGGCCGGGGGGGATTATCCCCCCCGGCGGGTCCAGGGCAGAGCCCTGGCGGGTCGCGGGCAGCGCCCGCGCGGGTGCAGGGCAGCGCCCTGCTTAATTCTCGGCCGAGTGCAGGCCGCCGGCGCCGGCGGCGAAGCGGACGTTGGTGCGCTCGGGGTCGGTCTTGGACGGTTTGGAGCAGTTCCACAGGCAGGCGCCGCAGTGCAGGCATTTTTCGCGGTCAAAAAGCGGCACGCCGTCGTCGGGGTTGGTGGTGATGGCCTGGCCGGAGCAGGCTTCGATGCAGGTCTTTTCGCGGCAGGCCCGGCAGGTGTCGTGGTCCTCGAAGGTGACGTGGTCGGCGTAGCCCGGGGCGGCCTGCACCTTGCCGCCGATAAGCAGCGCGTCCTGGTGGGAGATGAGCAGCTTGCCGTCGTATTCGATGGCCGGCCAGCCCACGCGGTCCATGAGCGCGTCGTGCAGGGCCAGGCCCTTGGCGGTGCAGTCCTTGCGGATGCGCGCGATCTCCTCGCAGGAGACGCGGCCCCGGTAGTATTCCTCGATGGACGGGATGCGCTTGTGGACCGGCTCGGAGTCGGCCGGCCAGCACAGCGCGCCCTTGGTCAGGCCGGAAATCGCCATGCCGACGACGCCCGGAATGAAGCCCGAGGCAAAGGCCTCGCGGGAGCGGCGGGCCTGCTTGGCTTCGGCCTCCAACCAGGAGGCGCGGCGGCGGGCCACGTAGGTCTTTTCGAGGTTCTCGTTCGTGAACGGCAGACCCTGCTCCAGGAGCTGCACCACGGCTTCGCCGAGCATGACGCCCGAGGCCCAGGCCTCGTCCACGCCGGATCCGGTGAGCACGTTGGTGGTGCCGGAGCCTTCGCCGATGCGGGCGTAGCCGTCGCCGACGAGGTAGGGTTCGCCGTTCTGGCCGCACTCTTGGAGCGTCTTGGCCCCGAAGGAAGTGAGCGTGCCGCCTTTGAGGTATTTCCAGAGATAGGGATGCTGCATCCAGTGCTGGAGGTAGCGGTAGGCGGTGCGCACGGGGTTGTCGAACCAGCTGGGCACGAAGATGCCCAGCGAGGCCTTGCGGTCGGGCAGGACGTAGAGGAAGCCGAAAATCTCGGGTTCGGGGTAACCGATGGTGTGGATGACCGTGCCGGGCCTCAGGGGGCAATGGCCGGGCAGGTCCACC
It contains:
- the asnB gene encoding asparagine synthase (glutamine-hydrolyzing) — encoded protein: MCGICGFAGPGGAPALAAMNAALARRGPDGEGRFIDEARAVHLAHRRLAIIDLEGGAQPMATADGRLVVTYNGEIYNHLELRRELAGRGYRFVSDHSDTEILLHGWREWGEGLPQRLNGMWAFVLYDQDRGTLFCSRDRFGKKPFFYAAKPGFFAFSSELGSLAAHPALADRSISRRSLQKYFAYGFIPGPNALYAGTHKLPGGCNLLLDVADPRPEPKRWWTFQVEPDPALSAVPEAKVAGRVLELLDAAVARRLMADVPLGIFLSGGVDSSAITALAARHAPDVRAFSIGFDDPAFDESAKSRQAAEAIGVARHEARFTLDAALALMPEIVGRLDEPMGDVSLIPTALLCRETRRHVTVALGGDGADELFAGYDPFRALAAAKAFSAVVPRPVHAALALLAARLPVAHGYMALTFKLNRFLGGLAQPPRLWNPVWLGPLGPDGLADLFGGPIDVEDVYSEAIEVYDGCASTNLVDRTLEFYTRLYLQDDILVKTDRAGMMFSLEARAPFLDIELVDYVRALPAGLKFRRGITKYILKKALETVLPRDIIYRKKQGFGVPIGRWLAQGRLPLGEPAPVEASLAAAAIEQHIAAHRAGRADHRLFLWNLWVLRHMDLGGGRLAF
- a CDS encoding class I SAM-dependent methyltransferase, translated to MRFDSLEYVTLRVLRRFFFTEKRLATWGPRLPYYRVNQGVIDPMAVARAYAEDLARLGVAIPGKRLVEIGCGATNGVGYALAGLGAASVVCQEPYARHDVGLDAKHLQHQVLAHPQVKFHTVRRSDTLTDIPDGSVDVVLSNSVLEHVRNLPALCAELARILAPGGVMLHRVDYRDHFFKYPFHFLLFSQKVWNRFLDPGDLPRWRYDDHAAALTRAGFDVSVLDYARDEDAFAAVADRLHPDFADRDPAVLSIVTATLCCLRRPGEALPPLDPSAGGPEAPRTPPYGAVAR
- a CDS encoding glycosyltransferase family 4 protein translates to MTSPVNDLPPVESFGEGRAREGNPFFQKGFSSRILHLLLLNYEYPPIGGGAGNATANMARELAGLGHRVRVVTAVYGGLSRRQMVDGYELVRLPAVRRHADHCSPLEMLTFLASAGLALPLGQWDFQADACIAFFGIPCGPAAWLLKQLCGVPYIVSLRGGDVPGFQPYDLAGYHKATGPLIRFLWRGAAHVVANSQGLAALARQSAGQTPIRMIPNGVDTARFTPAESLEESGPVRLVFVGRVVHQKGLDVLLTALARLPAGVDYELTIVGDGPLRGALTEQAAALGVLSRLRFAGWAGREAMPELLRRADLFVFPSRDEGMPNAVLEAMAAGLPVIATRISGNEEVVADGETGLLVPPDDPDALAGALAGLLADAALRRRLGAAGRERVCREYSWRSVAERYAALCGSDAAET
- the asnB gene encoding asparagine synthase (glutamine-hydrolyzing), translated to MCGICGFLTDQGGPENLGQVLGAMNGVLAHRGPDGQGDYLDAFPQGGGAGLAHRRLAIIDLVTGDQPLFNEDRTLAIVFNGEIYNFQELRRELEAKGHVFASRSDTEVIVHLYEELGPACAAKLRGMFALAIWDAPRRELFLARDPFGKKPLYYAAVPGGLAFGSEPKAVLAHPAVARRLDPEAVAHYLTLQHVPEPSSGFVGVASLPAGHTLLWRGGRPHIERFFHLDYQPKLAGSVDDLAAELRSRVTEAVRLRLVADVPLGAHLSGGVDSAIVTAVMAGLVDQPVRTFSIGFAEEAFSETPKARAVAERFATRHTEFVVGFDEARGAMEAVVAATDMPFADPSALASWHLCRLTRQHVTVALNGDGGDEMFAGYQRYWLDPLADAYARLPHIVTRRLVPWLAGLLPAKGDVPVEADWRAGIKRLAQATAIPRAASLVRWGSYFSPADRLALVRPEFAKAAGPADSVALYIYTAAASKADAPLDASLFADANIYLPGDLLVKADRMAMASGLEGRSPLLDSELAAFAAHLPTRLKLRGLTGKYLLRRAFADLLPPGIANQSKRGFGLPVAGWFRGPLKAFAHDLLIGGKVCREIARPEAVEALLAAHAAGQADHGKRLFALVMLELWLRRFF
- a CDS encoding electron transfer flavoprotein subunit alpha/FixB family protein produces the protein METILFISPVAADGSLPKASLEALTAAKTLAEGLGAPLAVGLFGADVAPAAAAAAACGQVYAVTGEAFAPARYATDAAAMEALAKAAGATIIVAADDSRVSRALPGVAARLGGRIDAHVTAVAAKDGKAVATRGFYRQRMTAELTRTARPWCLTVSAGCYAAYDGAPGQAAVTAVDVAVIPAMTRTTVKAIVAPSADEQTIRPDATTLFVAGAGWTKKQADGAPHTAEAGQLILGFLGASKASLGSSKSLVDMGGEGEAVLPFLTHLHQVGQTGSTPRHQKGLATCCHGEEPHVVGWRFITERRAVNLDAACGWAQGKADVLYVADAFAVMKKVNELLG
- a CDS encoding electron transfer flavoprotein subunit beta/FixA family protein yields the protein MFHIVVCGGIVPDPLQTLEPVKGPAGWGLKNELMLPSVLDPWASHALYEAAHLAKTVAGSKVWLVSLGPKAKLQQLMMTVAQKAPFELVVADGPASGFTDSFEVAEALHAVIAGIAGLDASKLLVFGGWQSASRGSGSTLQILGEKLGIADHFQGVDKLTVGADGSLEIMERVEGGAYQISTCSGAPAVLGWATGELPEPPNNPQVGMANMRLVMPALQKAKPAAVKADAIDYQSVTLPAQKRETRVVKDTPVDVIAQEIVDWLKN
- a CDS encoding 4Fe-4S ferredoxin; protein product: MDERQVMETDIVCVGFGPAMGGFLTTLARGIVNEDGSPVMESDLMPGMPPQVICYERADDIGVGVSGVVSKARAIRETLPDLDPACLPMCAPITEEKVVYLLDPHGASRRPLPMKAADAAFKLLGGRFPGCTYKDFSWELPYIPPFLNKHGGLTFSIGQFNQWVGNNVMATGAAQIWPSSPGAAPIIEHRKVVGVRLADQGVDKAGKPDAAYMPGMDVRAKLTVVGDGPVGPVGRAIDDARGLPIGHHQRDYAVGMKVVVDLPGHCPLRPGTVIHTIGYPEPEIFGFLYVLPDRKASLGIFVPSWFDNPVRTAYRYLQHWMQHPYLWKYLKGGTLTSFGAKTLQECGQNGEPYLVGDGYARIGEGSGTTNVLTGSGVDEAWASGVMLGEAVVQLLEQGLPFTNENLEKTYVARRRASWLEAEAKQARRSREAFASGFIPGVVGMAISGLTKGALCWPADSEPVHKRIPSIEEYYRGRVSCEEIARIRKDCTAKGLALHDALMDRVGWPAIEYDGKLLISHQDALLIGGKVQAAPGYADHVTFEDHDTCRACREKTCIEACSGQAITTNPDDGVPLFDREKCLHCGACLWNCSKPSKTDPERTNVRFAAGAGGLHSAEN